The genomic region CCCGGCGTGCGGTCTATCTGCGCGTGGAAGTGCTGGACATGAAGGGGAATTCCATCGGCGGCAAGGAATGGATGTTCGCTCCGTTCAAGGGGGATCGCCCCGATGACAAGGCATTTCTCCAGCAGGACGAGAAGCTCGGCGCCGCCGGCGCTGCTCTGGCTCGGGGCGACGCACAGGGGCCCCATGAGGCCAACATCCGGGCGGGCGAAGAGCGGGTTCTGAACTGGGAACCGGCGCTGGCGCCCGGGAAGTACACGGTGAAGGCGCGTCTCTCCTACGCGTTGGACCGATTTGCCGAACGTCCGGCCGTGGACGATCGATCGGTGCTCGCCAAGGAAACCCTTTCCGTCTCGATCCCGTGAGTCGGCGGGTCCGCGAGCGCATCGTCCACCGCGGTCGCTGTAGCCGGGCGGATGGCTGTACATCACGATGAAATCAGAGGTTCTGAGATGAGCGAGAGACTGGATTACACGAAGGTTGCGCCGGGCGGAGTGAAGGCGTTCGGCGGTGTCTATGCGTACATCATGCAGTCCGGGCTTCACGAGGGGTTGGTCGAGCTGGTCTACCTGCGCGTCAGCCAGATCAACGGATGCGCCTTTTGCCTCGACATGCATACCCGCGACCTCGTCAAGAAGGGGATGAGCATCGAGAAGCTGGCGCTCGTCCAGGCATGGCGTGAGGCCGGCAATCTGTTCAGTGCTCGTGAACAGGCAGCACTGGCATGGGCGGAGTCGGTGACGCGGGTGGCAGAGACTGGCGTTCCGGATGAAGCCTTCCGGGCTGCCGCCTCCGTCTTCGGTGAGAAGGAGCTGGCCGACCTGACCATGGCAATCAGCCTGATGAATGCGTACAACCGACTCGCCATCAGCTTCCGTCGCACACCGGAAGCTGTTCTCGCGGCGAAGCCCTGACGGCCTGGGCCGGACTGGACGCCCGTTGCCTGGGCGAGCGCGTCCGACAGTCAACGAAGATCTCAGAGTGCGAGGAGCTGCTGGCCGGCTTCCCGCGGGTAAATCAGCGCTTCTACTCGCTGGCCCGCCTCTCGCGGCGACTGCGGCGCTCACCGGTCGGGATGTGGTGGACCCTTCCCTTGAACCTCGCGTACCGATCCCTGCTTCGATGAAGGCATCTCCTAGAATTGCAACTCGATCCTCCTGTCAGGGATGAGCCACATGAGCGCCACGATCACGTAGATCGCGTCCGAGATCCGCGCGTGGACGAAGGCCAAGGGTATGGCGACCGCGTACATTGCGGCGGACAGCTTGCCCTTCAGGTCCCTGCCCACCGCCGCGGCCAGCCGGGAGTCCCTTCCCTGGTCGGCGATGAGCGCCGCCTGCAGGATCACGTACGCGAGCCCGGACAGGAGCAGCACGACACCGTACGCGGCCGTCGGCAGCGGCGCGAAATGGTTCTCCCCCATCCACCCGGTCACGAAGGGCACCAGCGAGAGCCAGAACAGCAGGTGCAGGTTCGCCCACAGGATCTTGCCGTTGATGCGCGACGCTGCGTGAAGCATGTGGTGATGGTTGTTCCAGTAGATCCCGAGCATGACGAAGCTCAGAGCGTAGGTCAGGAACTCCGGCAGGAGCGGCCGCAGCGCCTCGAGCTCGGCGCCGCGTGGAATCTTGAGCTCGAGGACCATGATCGTGATGAGGATGGCGATCACGCCGTCGCTGAACGCCTCGAGCCGACCCTTGTTCATCGGTGCTCCTCTTCGGACCCCCGGGACGAAGGATGCTGTAACGGCGCGCTCCTCTCCGCGTACTCGACTGTATGCGCGACCTCGGCATGAGCGGCACCCAGACCCGTCCTGCTCCTCGCGCAGGGCGCCTGGCCTGGAAGGGGCTGGTCGCCGCGGTCGCGGCGTCGCTGGCCGGCACCGTCGGAGCGGCGGACACCACGCGCGTGCCGGTGCTCGTCGAGCTCTTCACCTCGGAAGGGTGCTCGTCCTGTCCGCCGGCAGACGCTGCCCTGAGCCGCCTGCTTCGCGACCAGCCGATCGCCGGTGTGCGGATCATCGCGCTCTCGGAGCACGTGGACTACTGGGACGGGCTCGGATGGCGCGATCCCTTCTCTTCCAGGGCCTTCACGCGGCGGCAGGAGGCTTACGCGCGCCGGCTCCCGTCGGGAGGCGTCTACACGCCGCAGCTGGTGATCGGCGGTGCGGTCCACCTCGTCGGGAGCAAGGAAGAGGGCGCGCGAGCCGCCATCGAGACCGCCGCGCGCGAGCCGGGGGGCGAAGTGTCGGCGCGCGTCGTGCCGGGCGCCGGGACGGAGCTGGAGGTGGCGGCGCGCTGGCCGGCCGGAATCCAGGCCCAGGTGCTCGTCGCGCTCGTCCAGGATCGGGCGGTCAGTCTGGTGGAGCGCGGCGAGAACGCGGGGCGCAGGCTCGAGCACGTCGCCATCGCGCGCGCCGTCTCGGCGGTCGGTTCGGGAAGCGGGTCGTTCTCGGGTCGCGTCAAGCTCCCCGGAGCGCAGGGTGCCGATCGCGCGGTCATCTTCGTGCAGGAGGGGGACGGCGGGCGTATCCACGGTGTCGCTTCGGTCGAGCTTGGGGACAGGAAGCAGGGGCGACGGCATGGGTCCGGGGGCTCGCGTCGAGGTAACCTCCTCGCGGATGCGGCGAGAGGCAGACGAGGAGGGCCTCATGGAGGCCTACGTCGAGGGTGACGTGGAGGCGTTCGAGCGCCTCTTTCGCTCGCTCGGCCCCTCGATCCATGCGTTCTTCGTGCGCTCGATGGGGCGAGGCACCGTCGCCGAGGATCTCTTGCAGACGACCTTCCTCAAGATCCACGCGGCCCGCGGCCGCTGGCGCCGCGGAGAGGCGGTGCGCCCGTGGGCCTTCACGATCGCCGCCCGGGTGCGGGTCGACTGGCTGCGAAGGCACGGGCGCGCCGAGGCGGAGCTGGACGAGGAGGTCGCCAGCGCCCGCGACCCCCGCGAGGATCCGGCCGACGCCGCGGCGACGCAGGAGCGTTCGGCGCGGGTCCGCGAGGCGCTCGACGCGCTCCCGGAGCCACAGCGCGTGCTCGTCCACCTGCACCGGTTCGAGGGGATGAGCTTCGCGCAGATCGGCGGGGTCCTCGGCATCTCCGAGGGAGCGGCCCGGGTGCGCGCCTTCCGGGCCTATGCGGCCCTGCGGAAGCTGCTCGCATACCTGGTCGAGGAGGAGCGATGAGCGCCGAGTGCGATCGCATCCGCGCCGACGCGCCGGGCCTCGCCGCGCTCCTCCCGGACGACCCCGAGCTGGTCTCGGCGACGTCCCACGCGCGCGGCTGTCCCGGGTGCGAGCGTGCGCTGCGCGAGGCGGGGCGGCTGCAGGTGCTCCTGGCGGAGCTGGAGCCCGAGCCGCTGCCGGCGGGAGCCCTGGAGCGGGTATCCCGCGAGGTCCGTAACGCGCGCCGGCGCGAGTCGTGGCGGCGCCTCGGCGGGTCCGTCGGGGCGGTCTGCATCTCGGCTCTGATCTTCGTGGGGTTCGCGCGGACGCGCGCGCAGTCCCCGGCCGACTGGGCGCTCGCGGCCGCGATGTGGGCGCTCGCCCTCGTCGTCGCCCTGGCGGCGAGCAGGAAGCCGCTGCTCGCCACGGTCATCGCCGTGGCCGCTTCGGGGACCGCCGCGGCCCTCTCCGGAGGGGCGGGCCCGCTCGTTCCATCGATCGGGCTCGAGTGCGTCGCGACGGAGCTCGCGTCGGCGGCGGTCGTCGTATTGGCAGCCTGGCTGGTCGCCCGCGGCGGCGCCACGTCGCCGGCGCGCTCCGCGCTCGTGGTCGCAGCGGCGGCCGGGGCGCTGGCGGGCGACGCGGCGCTCCAGGTGACGTGCGCCGCACATGCGTACACCCCGCACCTGCTGGCCTTTCACGTGGGCGGGGTCCTCCTCGCCGTCGCGGTCGCGAGCGTCGTCACGCGAGCGCCGCGCACGGCAAGCGCTTGATGCGCGATCAGCCGGAGAGGACGAGCTCCGTGGTGATGCCGATGGCGGGTTTCAGGCTGCGGTAGAGCGGGCAGGAGTCGGCGAAGAACCCGTGCACGCGCCGGGCGGTCTCGTGATGCTCCGCCCCGGCGTGCAACTCCAGTCGCACGTGGATACGCCGGAGCACGAGCACCTTGCCCTCGAGCTCGACCTCGCCGGTCGCCACGCCGACCAGCTTTCCTTCCCCCGCCGGGATCTGGCGCGCCTCCAGCGCGCCTCCGAAGGTGCCCGTCAGTCAACCGGCCGTCGCAGCGACGACGTAGTCGATCGTCGTCGCGTGCGGATCGTAGGTCCCGGGCGCCCGCCCATAGTGCTCGGCGATGGCGCCGTGCACCCCGAACGCCACCGGTTCCTTCTCGCCGGGCAGGAATGCGCGCCGGAGCGGACCCGCGACCCGCTCGATCCTGGCCTCCGACCTGTAGACCACGTCACCCATCTGCTCCTCCCTTGGATTCACGACTTCGCTCGTGGCCGATGAGGCAGCGGGCATGACCGGGACCCGTGCTTCTCGTCCCACTGCTGGTGGTAGTCCTCGGCGAGCCAGAATGGGCCTGCCGGGGCGATCTCGGTCGTGATCCGGTCCATCAGCCGCGCCTGCTGCGCGTCGCGGGAGGCGAGCGCCGCGGCCTGCTGCTCGGGGCCGAAGGTGAAGATCGCCGAGCGGTACTGGTGCCCGCGGTCCGGTCCCTGACGGTCGCCGCTCGTCGGGTCGTGCGTCTCCCAGAAGGCCTCGAGCAGGTTGGCGTAGGTCACCTTGCGCGGGTCGAACTCGACCAGGACCGACTCGGCGTGGCCGGTCAGGTGGGCGCTCACCGCCTCGTAGCTCGGGTCCCGCTCCTTCCCTCCGGTGTAGCCGACCGCCGTGGCCACCACGCCAGGGACCCTGCGGAACCGCTCCTCGACGCCCCAGAAGCACCCCTGGGAGAAGATGGCGAGCTCGTTCCCCGCTGCCGCCGCCAGCGGCGTCCCGTGTCCGACGTGCCCCGGCCGCTTCCCGACGCTCGGATTGCCGATCATGTCGCCTCCCATGCCTTTGGCAGGGCCAGCCAACGCGGGAATCCAGAGCCGCGCCGCGCCGGCGAGCGCGAGAGCTCCCACCACGAGCGCGGCCTTCACGGGTGGACCCTCCCGCCCTGGGCGGTCGCCTCGAACAGCCGCGCATACTGCCCGTACCCCTCCTGCGCGAGCCGCTCCGCGGGGACGAACCGGAGGGCCGCGGAGTTGATGCAGAAGCGCAACCCGGTCGGCGGAGGCCCGTCATCGAAGACGTGGCCGAGGTGGGAGTCGGCGAGCCGGGAGCGGACCTCCGTTCGCGTCATGAGGAACTGGCGATCGCTCCGGGTGGTGAGCGCGTCAGGCTCGAGCGGGCGAGTGAAGCTCGGCCAGCCGGTGCCGGAGTCGAACTTGTCGAGGGAGCTGAAGAGCGGCTCGCCCGAGACCACGTCGACGTAGATCCCGGCGCGGTGCTCGTTCCAGTAGGCGTTCCGGAACGCCGGCTCCGTACCTTCCTGCCGCGTCACCCGGTACTGCTCGGGCGTGAGCCGCTCCCGGAGCTGGGCGTCGGAGGGCTTCACGTAGCTCCGCATGCTCGTGTGCTCCTGTTCGACGCCCCCCGGCCCGTTCCCGGCTGCGAGGCTGGCGGCGGGCCAGGCCAGCCAGACCACACCAAACCAGACGCCCAGCAGTCCCTTGCGCTTCCTCATGGTCGTCTCCCGAAATAGCTACTCTGCTAGTTCGGGCGGCGCCGTTCGGCGTTACGCGCTGGACCCGTGCGGGGTCGCGGCGCAAGGAAGCCTGTCCTGCGGGCGGGCAGGCGAGGGCGTTCCGGCGGCGCAGCGTCCGGCGGCACTGGTTGGCCGAGCGGCGGGTGCAGAGCCTACGGCGAGAGGCCCCGTCACTGCTTCGCGTGTCGACCTGCTTGCGCCATGTGCGGCGCGTTCAGGTGCTTGCGCGAGTGTACGGACATTGGTGCGCCGAGTTACGACGGAACACGTTTTAGAATTCTACCTTCGAACGACAGGAGCGAGTGCGGAACGCCTTTCAGCATTGGCTCCAGATCAGGCAGTGTCTCGCTTGTAGCTACGAGAACCTGCCTGCCGCCTTGAGCCTGCTGCGCCGCGATCTTGAGAAACTCTCCAAGGCTCTCGCTTGCAGTGCTCTGTTGCCGTGGTTCGTCAAAGACGAGAAGCCTAGGGTAGTTCGTAGTGAACGTGTGGTCTACGGACATCATTCCGAGCAGGTACGCCCAGACCGCTCGAATGGTGTCACTCGCAGAAAAGTCAAATTCCAGTTCCATCTCTTTTGGCTTTTCGCTGCGAACAAAGTCTAGATCGAAGCCCTCGTGTACAGGACGATATGTTTCGCGGGAAATGTTGAGCGAGCGCGGCTCCACACTCTTTAGTCCGAACCGTTCGCAGTATTCCACAAACCGCTGTTCCCATAATCCAAGCTTAGCCTGGTCGCGATGAGACAGGGCTTCCTTCGGCAGCTCGGCGCGAGCGGAAAGAAGGTGTTTGTACTCAGCTACAAGCTCCTCGAATCCTGCGATCAAAATCGACACTTCGTCGATAGCTCGGCGATACCGTGCAACCCGCTCCTCGATACGGAGCCGCTGTTCGATAGCGGCGACGGAAGGCGATTGTTCGTTGGAGGTCAACGTCGTACGCACCGCGCGTATCTCGGAGCGCAGCGCATCCGCTCGCTCGCGTATGATCGTGAGCTCACGCTGCTTCCCACGCAGTATGGCTTCCGAATCCGCCGCAACTAACGAAGCAAGCTTTCGCTGTTCATCAAGGAAGGCGATGTTTTCGGCAAGCGGCATGGATTCATGCTTCAGTACCTGGGGAAGCAGGTCGTCGGAGACCGCCTGCTGGCAAGTGGGACATGAATGACCCGACAGTGCGAGGGCCTGCACCGAGCCCAACTTGGACAACTTCAGCGCATCGCGGTTTCGCTGCAACTCCTTGTCTATAGAACTGATGCGAGAACGAACCGACTGAAGCTCGGCGGTTTCGGTTTCTACGTCTTCGACGGCGCCGGATGCGACCGCATCAAGTTGGGCGAGCGCATCTTCAAGATCCTTTAGCTTCGCAGCCAGTGCAGGCGCATCTTCACGAACCGTCGGCACCGGCCCAGCGGCGAGCCGCTGAAGCAGTTCCTCATCGGCTTGGATAACATCGTCCACCCGCACCCAAGTGTCGTTGCGATGGACTACAAGCGTCGGCAGAGCGGCGGGTGGCCAGGAGGTAGTCGGTTGCGTCGGAAGGCTCTCGACCACAGCTCCGATCATGCCTGCGGCTGTTCCAACTTCTCCTGCGGCCTTCTGCCAGCGTGTTACTAGGTCTCTTTCCAGCTCCCGCAACCGTCGCTTCTCAGCGTCAATGCGTTCAACGTCCAGTTTGAGAAGGAAGTCGACCACGTGTCGCCCCACCTCGCGGATACCGAGGTGCGTGGGGTAGCGAATGGCAAGCGTCCAACCCCGCCGTTGCTCCACGAACAGCATCGGGAAGATGCATTCCAGGTATAACGGCGACTCTCCGCCCGCATAACGAGCAACACTTGGAAGAGTCCACCCGATGAAGCGGGCCAGCATGTGATGAAATCCGACGCCTCGAACTGCTGCGCCCTTCTCGCGGACAAAGTAATCCGTCTGGGCGCCGGACGAGCCTGGGACCGTGAGAAGTGGGGCGTTCCATGTTGAGATGAGATTTAACGACGTAATGCTCTTGACGGGCCGCTTTACTGTTAGGACTTCACCACGCCCGTTCTCGATTTCCAGAAGCACCTCAGACTCGATGACGGGGTGCTCAGAATGGCCGTCCGAGACTTTGGCGGTCATGGCGTGCGGCAAGGGGACGTCGTGCTTCGGTCCCCACATCCCTTCAAGCCCAAGGGCATAGATGATGGCTTGCAGGCATGTTGACTTGCCGCTTGTGTTATCGGCACGAAGAATGAACAGTCCGGGAGTG from Anaeromyxobacter paludicola harbors:
- a CDS encoding carboxymuconolactone decarboxylase family protein yields the protein MSERLDYTKVAPGGVKAFGGVYAYIMQSGLHEGLVELVYLRVSQINGCAFCLDMHTRDLVKKGMSIEKLALVQAWREAGNLFSAREQAALAWAESVTRVAETGVPDEAFRAAASVFGEKELADLTMAISLMNAYNRLAISFRRTPEAVLAAKP
- a CDS encoding TMEM175 family protein; amino-acid sequence: MNKGRLEAFSDGVIAILITIMVLELKIPRGAELEALRPLLPEFLTYALSFVMLGIYWNNHHHMLHAASRINGKILWANLHLLFWLSLVPFVTGWMGENHFAPLPTAAYGVVLLLSGLAYVILQAALIADQGRDSRLAAAVGRDLKGKLSAAMYAVAIPLAFVHARISDAIYVIVALMWLIPDRRIELQF
- a CDS encoding DUF1223 domain-containing protein, translating into MSGTQTRPAPRAGRLAWKGLVAAVAASLAGTVGAADTTRVPVLVELFTSEGCSSCPPADAALSRLLRDQPIAGVRIIALSEHVDYWDGLGWRDPFSSRAFTRRQEAYARRLPSGGVYTPQLVIGGAVHLVGSKEEGARAAIETAAREPGGEVSARVVPGAGTELEVAARWPAGIQAQVLVALVQDRAVSLVERGENAGRRLEHVAIARAVSAVGSGSGSFSGRVKLPGAQGADRAVIFVQEGDGGRIHGVASVELGDRKQGRRHGSGGSRRGNLLADAARGRRGGPHGGLRRG
- a CDS encoding RNA polymerase sigma factor, translating into MEAYVEGDVEAFERLFRSLGPSIHAFFVRSMGRGTVAEDLLQTTFLKIHAARGRWRRGEAVRPWAFTIAARVRVDWLRRHGRAEAELDEEVASARDPREDPADAAATQERSARVREALDALPEPQRVLVHLHRFEGMSFAQIGGVLGISEGAARVRAFRAYAALRKLLAYLVEEER
- a CDS encoding cupin domain-containing protein, with the protein product MSAECDRIRADAPGLAALLPDDPELVSATSHARGCPGCERALREAGRLQVLLAELEPEPLPAGALERVSREVRNARRRESWRRLGGSVGAVCISALIFVGFARTRAQSPADWALAAAMWALALVVALAASRKPLLATVIAVAASGTAAALSGGAGPLVPSIGLECVATELASAAVVVLAAWLVARGGATSPARSALVVAAAAGALAGDAALQVTCAAHAYTPHLLAFHVGGVLLAVAVASVVTRAPRTASA
- a CDS encoding OsmC family protein; the encoded protein is MATGEVELEGKVLVLRRIHVRLELHAGAEHHETARRVHGFFADSCPLYRSLKPAIGITTELVLSG
- the msrA gene encoding peptide-methionine (S)-S-oxide reductase MsrA; this encodes MIGNPSVGKRPGHVGHGTPLAAAAGNELAIFSQGCFWGVEERFRRVPGVVATAVGYTGGKERDPSYEAVSAHLTGHAESVLVEFDPRKVTYANLLEAFWETHDPTSGDRQGPDRGHQYRSAIFTFGPEQQAAALASRDAQQARLMDRITTEIAPAGPFWLAEDYHQQWDEKHGSRSCPLPHRPRAKS
- the msrB gene encoding peptide-methionine (R)-S-oxide reductase MsrB, whose amino-acid sequence is MRKRKGLLGVWFGVVWLAWPAASLAAGNGPGGVEQEHTSMRSYVKPSDAQLRERLTPEQYRVTRQEGTEPAFRNAYWNEHRAGIYVDVVSGEPLFSSLDKFDSGTGWPSFTRPLEPDALTTRSDRQFLMTRTEVRSRLADSHLGHVFDDGPPPTGLRFCINSAALRFVPAERLAQEGYGQYARLFEATAQGGRVHP